AAAGGGACGTCCGCAACTTGTTGAAAGGCATATCCTGACGGAAAATCTTGGCGATAAGGACAGAGATACAAAAATTGCAAAGCAAATTCGGGAGAATTCAAGAAGCCTTGCCAAGACCAAGAAGGAAGTCGAACAGGATATTGCTAGAAGGTCGTTTGGGGAAATTTTTGATCAAAGCTCGATAGGTACTAGTGAAAGGCTGAAATAATATTGTATTTGCATACTTGATGTATAAATTTCACTCGACGGAAAACAGATATTAAAAACTATTAGGCCTTTTCACTAGATTAGTGAAATAATCTAATGCAAGCCCTTGTTAAATATTGTAATAACGGGGAAGGATTATGACCCTCCCCTTAATACTGGCATATACCGTGTGGCTCTGGTATTGAATGAAACACGAGCAGGGACGTCCGAATCGAATGAAGAAGGCTCTGGTGTGCATGCCCAGAGCCTTCAATGTGATTTCACGGAGAGCGTGACGGCGGTCTTTATCAATAGCATTCCATAACAACTTTCCAGTTTGCGGACGGAAATGAATTTGGCGCGTTATTGACGAAGATTTCACACCCTTCGTGAGTCCTAACTACTTTCCTTGCTGGTTGAGTTTTTCACACTCGGCACACAGCGGTTTTCCGCCAGTGCCTTCCCGCAAGTTTTCTTTCTCGATATTGTTACCCGTGTTGCAATTGGTGTTGTTGTGATGCACGGGTTGCTTAATCGAGTGCCACGGTGATTTCTTCGGCATTCTCTGAATTCCCTTCTTTTCACCAGGATTTTGATTTACTGTTATTGACAGTATTCAATTACACCACTCCGCACAGTGATGGGTGATCTAATTTTTATTCATGTGCAAGCATCTCAGTGTGATTACAAATCACGTATGGGGTTTAGGATGTGAAATTACGCCGAGATGAGGCGGGCCTAATCCGAGTAATAATCGGATGTGGGTATTGGCTAGAAACCACAATTGCTCGCCCACGTCCTAAACTTGGAACGTCTTCCCATATAGCTTGATTTACGTTGCCTGCAGCAGCTTTCAATACGCGAAGATTCTCTGAGCCTGTGGTCTGATGAATAATCTTGTTGTTTGCTAGCTCGAAAAGTTCAGATGGTAAATGTTGGGGAGATTGGGTAACAAAATGCAATGCCAGCCAGCGTTTACGACCTCGACGTGCAATGCGACGGAGTTGGTCAAGAGTTTGCTCCATCTTATCTTGCTTTTCACGAGATACGAAACCATGCGCCTCTTCGATCGTGAGAAAAACTTTGTTTTCCACATTCTCCTCTTCACTCAAACTCATTTTGTAATGGTAAGTTCTAGCCAGCAGATCGGCAATTACAATATTTATGACCTGTTGGCTGTCGGCATCTGACATATCAATAACCGAGAGATGTCCTGGTTTACAAAGTTTCTTTATATCGAGCGGTGGGGTATTTTGCCGGTCAAATATACGGGCCATATCCAGTTCGCGAAGTTTCTTGGATAATGCACCATAAGAACTTGCATCATACTGTTCTTGAATCAGAGGCTCCAAGTTATAGCGATGACAATAAATTTCCATTTGACGTAAGTTGACCTCTTCTGTGGAGAGAGCTTCCTCCTCCTCTCCTTTCTTACCTGACTTTTTTTTGCCTTCTTTCTTATCTGATTTGTGAGCCCGTTTCCAATCGTAATATCGGAGTTCCTCCCAAAGCATATCAATAAGCCTTTTTAAAGTAATGCCAGGGTACCCCCTCGATATATCTAGGTCTTCTTCAGGCTTGCTGTTTTTCTTACCTTGCTGCTCTTTCTCCTTCTGAATACACTTGATCGCTTGCTCATATAGGAAAGTAAACCGAGTTTGTTGGGCAGCGTTCATCTCTGCTAATTCAACAACGATGTCAGGACTGAGCGAATCAAATGGAACAGAAAATTCAATCGCACCATCCCTCTTTGACTTCGATAAAGGTGGATGATAGACAGTAATACCTTTTACTCCTGCTGGTTCACGGTGATATGGCTTTAGATCTGCCTCGATACCTGGCATTTCGGACTGCTGATCCATAAAAATATACTCGCCCTCAGGATCCACAACTATTTGTGCATAATTAGCTGCCAAGGTTTCTTCAATAAATACTTGATTAGTATTAGACTTGCCGCTCCCAATCGTTCCTACAGTTAACCAATTGCGAGGCACTACCCCTTTATCATTCTCGTCCACTCGTACTAAAACGTCATCGTAATTATCTAACAGCCCCAAAATTAAGTTGCCCTGCATATGTAACATGTCACTCATGAGAGTCGAATCGTACGGAAAGATTGGAGACGCGGGGTGCGGACGTCTCGTTGCACCGTGTAACACATTGCTTCGCTCTTCACCAAGAATTTCTATTTGAACTCTTGCATGATACTCTGGCAAAGCAAGTGCTTTACCCTCTCCCTGATTCAAGATGATAAATTTCACTGGTGTTGAGTCGCGTTTGAGAGCATCAGGATCGTAGAATGGTCCTTCTACGACTCTACCCGTATAGTGACGGCCATCTTTCAAGCTAAGTATATGCACATAGAGGCCACGGTGAATTTTTGTCAAATCGTCGTTATGCACGAGGCCTTCCACCATATTACTTTTAGCTGCATTTGGGTCAAAATGAACAAATGCTACTGCACCTGCTGATTGTGCCGCACGACGTAAAATCTCGGGGTTGTCTTCTATTGCCTCTAGTTTGGGGATTTCTGATTCAACATTGGCCTGTGTGGGCCCAGCTTTGATTTTTCCATTTCCGCGAATGTCATTCGAATTATCCATAATATTTCTCCTTTGTCAGTCGCGAGTTGATCGCTCTGATTGGTACATACCACTTCCATGCGATGCACGAACAAACTCTGCATTCATATGCTCGGTATATTCTCCTGCCTTGAATGTCCCTGAACTATATTGATCTGCTAAATCGACCAGTAAGGGAAAGCCACGAGCCCCGGTGTTGGCTGCATCCGCCAATAACATATGAACCGCTATATCTAGGTTCTCAGCGTTGCAGTAAAAGACATAAGGAGGGCTCATTGGGTGAGCACGGAAAACACCTTGAACCACTTTGGGACCATAGCCTTTTTGGAAATCAGAAAATAATTCCTTTTGAGACTTATTCCCATATTCAGGAATCCGGGTGTCTGTATAATGGGCCCTTTCTCCGTCCCCATAAAAATCATCTAAGATTTCTATCCCAGAATTCACAATAATATATTCACCCGCATCTAACGCCATCCCTAGAGTAAGAAGTTCGGGGTATTGTCTTTCTTTGCTTACAATAGAGACATACATACCATCATCAATAATATTCTGAATCAACTCTAGACATCTCTTCATAGTGTAATGCTTGCCAGAGCCACTGAGCATTTCATGCGGGAAAATTGGGCCATGTAATATTTTGAAAGTATTAGCTGGGGCATCCAAAAGCATTTGGCGCTCTTTGTAAAGCATCAAAGCATACAAGAACAGGTTTGGAAGTTTGTCCGTTAATTCTTTACCACGTGATCGTATTGCTTCAGCGATGTCAGCAGCTGTTGTTTTGCGAGGTATTTCTTTTCCCCAGTACATAATGTTTGTAGCTAGTTGCCCAGTATTCCCTTGATATGTGACACGAGTGATGGCAATTTGGGCCCCAACCAATCCAAGAGTTTCATATTTTGCCAAGGTCCCATCTGCAGCGGCGACATGACCCGCATAAAGCTGTTTTTGTTGTAACAGTTCAATGTAACGAGGGTTTGCTTTTGACCAGCATTTGAGAGTGCCACCTTTCAACAATGCTGGCAAATATTCCTCTCGTAATTCCTGACGTAATCGCTCATTTGACCCAACCGTAGTTTCTACAGCTGAACGTATTGATTTGGGCATGACTTGATAATACTTGCCCGGAGGTTGCCAACTTGTCGAGTCAATTAGGCTATCAAAATCCAATTCGTTTTCGAATGCCTCGTCAATATGCGCATTGCTTGAGTACTCATCCTCATTAATTGTCATCCTAACTTCCTTCCAACGATTCTCATCAAAAGTTGCTTCGAAATTTGTCCTTTTGTGTCATGTGGAGTTATACGGTATTGCGGAGGAGTTTTCGTATGAGGAACCCATCAATTTTCGGGCAA
This portion of the Anaerolineales bacterium genome encodes:
- a CDS encoding ATP-binding protein, which codes for MDNSNDIRGNGKIKAGPTQANVESEIPKLEAIEDNPEILRRAAQSAGAVAFVHFDPNAAKSNMVEGLVHNDDLTKIHRGLYVHILSLKDGRHYTGRVVEGPFYDPDALKRDSTPVKFIILNQGEGKALALPEYHARVQIEILGEERSNVLHGATRRPHPASPIFPYDSTLMSDMLHMQGNLILGLLDNYDDVLVRVDENDKGVVPRNWLTVGTIGSGKSNTNQVFIEETLAANYAQIVVDPEGEYIFMDQQSEMPGIEADLKPYHREPAGVKGITVYHPPLSKSKRDGAIEFSVPFDSLSPDIVVELAEMNAAQQTRFTFLYEQAIKCIQKEKEQQGKKNSKPEEDLDISRGYPGITLKRLIDMLWEELRYYDWKRAHKSDKKEGKKKSGKKGEEEEALSTEEVNLRQMEIYCHRYNLEPLIQEQYDASSYGALSKKLRELDMARIFDRQNTPPLDIKKLCKPGHLSVIDMSDADSQQVINIVIADLLARTYHYKMSLSEEENVENKVFLTIEEAHGFVSREKQDKMEQTLDQLRRIARRGRKRWLALHFVTQSPQHLPSELFELANNKIIHQTTGSENLRVLKAAAGNVNQAIWEDVPSLGRGRAIVVSSQYPHPIITRIRPASSRRNFTS